AATTGGGCAGTTAGATTTCCAGGAAGCGATAGCCGTTGCTGGAAATCAACTAGGTTGCGGTACGACCCCGCAACGAGACGATTTTGCACTACTGTGACGGCGAGAACCGCGTCAATCAATGGAATCTGCATCAGTTCTTCGACAGACGCTGTATTCGGGTTGATGAGTTGCGGCGTTGCCAAACTAGAGTCGTCGTAGTAACAAAATCTAATCACTGCCTCTAGAGGTTTTAGCCGAGCGGGTGGCATTCCTAGTGCTGCTGCAATATCCTCTATGCAGAAAAATTGAACGCCAGATCGAGCAAGGGAAACGAGCGATCGCGCTTGATGAATTGATAACCCTGGTAATCTCAGCCAATCGTCTACACTTGCCTGATTTGCATCAATCTTGATACCAAGTTCCGCTGCGATCGCAATTTCTTGAGTGGATTGCAGGCGGTAGTAGGGATCGTTCAAAATCCTGCCCCGAATTGACTGCAAATTTGGATTTAATCGAGCTGCGGGTGGTAGCCATTCAAACATTCCCATAAATGTCAAGCGATGCGATCGAGCCATTGACGGCGCTTTTGCTCAAATTCATATTCTGAGATCAGTCCCTCTTCCCGCAGGCTGTCCAGTTGGCGCAAGGCATCTGCGATCGCACCCACCCGATCGGGATCGACGCCGACGGAGGAGGCAGCCGGTTCCACGCCCAGATTAAAATTCCGGTCAAACTCATCCCCATCTTGCACTAAATACCAAAACCCTTCAATCGCGCTAGCAATCCGAGGAA
Above is a window of Coleofasciculus sp. FACHB-1120 DNA encoding:
- a CDS encoding helix-hairpin-helix domain-containing protein, which gives rise to MFEWLPPAARLNPNLQSIRGRILNDPYYRLQSTQEIAIAAELGIKIDANQASVDDWLRLPGLSIHQARSLVSLARSGVQFFCIEDIAAALGMPPARLKPLEAVIRFCYYDDSSLATPQLINPNTASVEELMQIPLIDAVLAVTVVQNRLVAGSYRNLVDFQQRLSLPGNLTAQLMHYLRF
- a CDS encoding NINE protein, translating into MLTKAKNRKVAAILALVGAVIPVAGFHKFYMGQPVWGLAYLLLSWGTPIPRIASAIEGFWYLVQDGDEFDRNFNLGVEPAASSVGVDPDRVGAIADALRQLDSLREEGLISEYEFEQKRRQWLDRIA